One genomic window of Pseudomonas chlororaphis subsp. piscium includes the following:
- a CDS encoding phosphotransferase family protein translates to MALTDQSTRTRSGEELDANLIDPYLKAHIPGLTGTPQISQFPGGASNLTYLLEYPGQEFVLRRPPFGHKAKSAHDMGREYRILNQLKDGFPYCPKAYVHCTDESVIGAEFYVMERVKGIILRSDLPPELGFDAARTEALCKSFIDKFVELHRVDYKACGLSDLGKPEGYVQRQIKGWSDRYEKALTPDAPKWEAVKAWLNDKMPADHPTSSIVHNDYRFDNVILDPANPMQIIGVLDWELTTLGDPLMDLGNTLAYWIEAGDPAPVQLMRRQPSNAPGMLTRQQFVDYYAERAGIQIGNFDFYYTYGLFRLAGIVQQIYYRFFHGQTQDKRFAQFIHMNKLLEQMSLQVIHKSSL, encoded by the coding sequence ATGGCGCTTACTGACCAGTCCACCCGTACTCGCTCCGGCGAGGAACTCGATGCCAACCTGATCGATCCGTACCTCAAGGCACATATTCCGGGCCTGACCGGCACCCCGCAGATCAGCCAGTTTCCGGGCGGTGCTTCGAACCTGACCTACCTGCTGGAATACCCGGGACAGGAATTCGTCCTGCGCCGCCCGCCCTTCGGCCACAAGGCCAAGTCGGCCCACGACATGGGCCGCGAATACCGCATCCTCAACCAGCTCAAGGACGGCTTTCCGTATTGCCCGAAAGCCTATGTGCACTGCACCGACGAATCGGTGATCGGCGCCGAGTTCTATGTGATGGAACGGGTCAAGGGCATCATCCTGCGCTCCGACCTGCCGCCGGAGCTGGGTTTCGACGCGGCCAGGACCGAGGCCCTGTGCAAGAGCTTCATCGACAAGTTCGTCGAGCTGCACCGGGTCGACTACAAGGCCTGCGGCCTGAGCGACCTGGGCAAGCCCGAAGGTTATGTGCAACGCCAGATCAAGGGCTGGAGCGATCGCTACGAGAAAGCCCTGACCCCGGACGCGCCCAAGTGGGAAGCGGTCAAGGCCTGGCTCAACGACAAGATGCCGGCCGATCACCCGACCTCCAGCATCGTGCACAACGACTACCGCTTCGACAACGTGATCCTCGACCCGGCCAACCCGATGCAGATCATCGGCGTGCTGGACTGGGAACTGACCACCCTGGGCGACCCGCTGATGGACCTGGGCAACACCCTGGCCTACTGGATCGAAGCCGGCGACCCGGCGCCGGTGCAACTGATGCGCCGCCAGCCGAGCAACGCCCCGGGCATGCTGACTCGCCAGCAGTTCGTCGACTACTACGCCGAACGCGCCGGCATCCAGATCGGCAATTTCGACTTCTACTACACCTACGGCCTGTTCCGCCTGGCCGGCATCGTGCAGCAGATCTACTACCGCTTCTTCCATGGCCAGACCCAGGACAAACGCTTCGCGCAGTTCATTCACATGAACAAGCTGCTGGAGCAGATGAGCCTGCAGGTCATCCACAAATCCAGCCTCTGA
- a CDS encoding 2-hydroxyacid dehydrogenase encodes MPATVLVLVETINDYLWILENQGFHLILAPTPSERADAIKAHAGQINAVLTRGPLGLTAEEIAALPHLEIICVIGAGYEQVDLQAASNRGIAVSNGAGVNASSVADHAMALLLSLVRDIPRADAAVRRGEWPKVMRPSLAGKRLGILGLGAVGLAIAKRCANGFDMSVSYHNRQIRSDVPYSFCPTPTELARHSDFLVVATPGGIGTRQLIDKAVLQALGPEGFLVNIARASVVNTADLLQALEQRSIAGAGLDVFDDEPRVPDALKTLNNVVLTPHVAGLSPEATQATVELVGKNLVAHFSGQPLLTPIALPAPN; translated from the coding sequence ATGCCCGCCACCGTTCTGGTCCTCGTCGAAACCATCAATGACTACCTGTGGATCCTGGAAAACCAGGGTTTCCACCTGATTCTCGCGCCGACGCCCAGCGAACGGGCGGACGCCATCAAGGCCCATGCCGGGCAGATCAACGCCGTGCTCACCCGCGGCCCGCTGGGCCTGACCGCCGAAGAAATCGCCGCCCTGCCGCACCTGGAAATCATCTGCGTGATCGGCGCCGGCTACGAGCAGGTCGACCTGCAGGCGGCGAGCAACCGCGGGATAGCGGTGAGCAACGGCGCCGGGGTCAACGCCTCGTCGGTGGCCGACCACGCCATGGCCCTGCTGCTGTCCCTGGTCCGCGACATTCCCCGTGCCGATGCCGCCGTGCGGCGTGGCGAATGGCCGAAAGTCATGCGCCCGTCCCTGGCCGGCAAGCGCCTGGGCATCCTGGGCCTTGGCGCCGTCGGCCTGGCCATCGCCAAGCGCTGCGCCAATGGCTTCGACATGAGCGTCAGCTACCACAACCGGCAGATCCGCAGCGACGTGCCTTACAGCTTCTGCCCGACCCCGACCGAACTGGCGCGGCATTCGGACTTCCTGGTGGTCGCCACGCCTGGCGGCATAGGCACTCGCCAACTGATCGACAAGGCCGTGCTGCAGGCCCTGGGGCCCGAGGGTTTCCTGGTGAACATCGCCCGCGCCAGCGTGGTCAATACCGCCGACCTGCTGCAGGCCCTGGAACAACGCAGCATCGCCGGCGCGGGCCTGGACGTGTTCGACGACGAACCGCGGGTGCCGGATGCCTTGAAGACCCTGAACAATGTGGTGCTGACACCCCACGTCGCCGGGCTGTCGCCGGAAGCGACCCAGGCCACGGTGGAGCTGGTGGGCAAGAACCTCGTCGCCCACTTCAGCGGCCAGCCGCTGTTGACCCCCATCGCCCTGCCTGCCCCGAACTGA
- a CDS encoding cysteine hydrolase family protein translates to MPSPQAQRPALLIVDMQVGLFHGPQQPFEGQRVLDNINQLIHRARQAGAPVIAVRHTGPQGSPIAAGSAPWQLLPQLQLEANDQRLDKTRPNCFVGTGLAEHLRAAQVDELVIVGMKTQYCIDATCRAALDLGFAAVLAEDAHTCMDTPALPARAIIDHHNATLDGAFVRRVKTADIRF, encoded by the coding sequence ATGCCGTCACCCCAGGCCCAGCGCCCCGCCCTGCTGATCGTCGACATGCAGGTCGGCCTGTTTCACGGACCGCAGCAGCCCTTCGAGGGGCAGCGCGTACTCGACAACATCAACCAGTTGATCCACCGCGCCCGGCAGGCCGGCGCGCCGGTGATCGCCGTGCGCCATACCGGCCCGCAAGGCTCGCCCATCGCCGCCGGCAGCGCGCCGTGGCAACTGCTGCCGCAATTGCAACTCGAGGCCAACGACCAGCGGCTGGACAAAACCCGCCCCAATTGTTTTGTCGGCACCGGGCTGGCCGAACACCTGCGGGCGGCGCAGGTCGATGAACTGGTGATCGTCGGCATGAAAACCCAGTACTGCATCGACGCCACCTGCCGCGCCGCCCTGGACCTGGGGTTCGCCGCCGTGCTGGCGGAGGATGCCCATACCTGCATGGACACCCCGGCGCTCCCGGCCCGGGCGATCATCGACCACCACAACGCGACCCTGGACGGCGCCTTTGTCCGGCGAGTGAAAACTGCCGATATCCGCTTCTGA
- a CDS encoding formate dehydrogenase subunit gamma — MSDDTLHLPLIHSVLEREKDTPGALLPILHAIQDGCGYIPDTAIPEIAHALNLSLAEVRGVISFYHDFRTTPPARHTLRLCRAESCQSRGAEHLAAQLREQLLLDDHGTTADGSINLRPVYCLGACACSPALELDGELHARITPERLRQLVSGCLEDGAC, encoded by the coding sequence ATGTCTGATGACACGCTTCACCTGCCTCTGATTCACAGCGTGTTGGAGCGCGAAAAGGACACTCCCGGTGCCTTGTTGCCGATTCTCCACGCCATCCAGGACGGTTGCGGGTACATCCCCGACACCGCCATCCCCGAGATCGCCCATGCCCTCAACCTCAGCCTGGCTGAAGTGCGCGGCGTGATCAGCTTCTACCACGATTTCCGTACCACCCCGCCCGCGCGCCATACCCTGCGTCTGTGCCGGGCCGAGTCCTGCCAGAGCCGGGGGGCCGAACACCTGGCTGCGCAACTGCGCGAACAACTGTTGCTGGACGACCATGGCACCACGGCCGACGGCAGTATCAACCTGCGACCGGTCTATTGCCTGGGGGCCTGCGCCTGTTCGCCAGCCCTGGAGCTGGACGGCGAGCTGCACGCCCGGATCACCCCCGAGCGCCTGCGCCAGCTGGTGAGTGGCTGCCTGGAGGATGGCGCATGCTGA